A single genomic interval of Malania oleifera isolate guangnan ecotype guangnan chromosome 13, ASM2987363v1, whole genome shotgun sequence harbors:
- the LOC131146568 gene encoding BAHD acyltransferase DCR, which translates to MAAEAGKKEEQLSKVKVTSKTHVKPCRRVGRRECQLITFDLPYLAFYYNQKLLFYKGGDFEGTVGKLKEGLGVVLEEYYQLAGRLGKYDDGVFKVEYDDEMDGVEVAEAAADGVAVADLTDENCALDLMEMVPYNGVLNLEGLRRPLLAVQFTKLRDGLVIGCAFNHAILDGTATWHFMSSWAEICRGSKTVSAPPFLERTKVRSTRVKLDLPVGPADNVASSNGDAKPSPQSIREKIFRFSGSAIDAIKSKLNANLPAGARPFSTFQSLSSHVWRAVTRARQLRPEDPTVFTMFVDCRRRVDPPMPESYFGNLIQAVFTGTAAGLLAAQPAEAAAGMIQKAIEAHDAAAIEGRNAEWEEKPVIFEYKDAGVNCVAVGSSPRFRVYEVDFGWGSPERVRSGSNNKFDGMAYLYQGKSGGRSIDLEITLDGAAMERLENDVEFLMVEAN; encoded by the exons ATGGCGGCCGAAGCAGGGAAGAAGGAAGAACAGCTGTCGAAGGTGAAGGTCACTTCTAAAACCCATGTCAAACCGTGCAGGAGGGTGGGGAGGAGAGAGTGCCAGCTGATCACATTTGATCTTCCCTATTTGGCCTTCTACTACAACCAGAAGTTGCTGTTCTACAAGGGGGGCGATTTCGAGGGCACGGTGGGGAAATTGAAGGAGGGGCTGGGGGTAGTTTTAGAAGAGTATTATCAGCTCGCCGGGAGACTGGGAAAGTACGACGACGGCGTTTTCAAAGTCGAGTACGACGACGAAATGGACGGCGTGGAGGTGGCGGAAGCGGCAGCGGACGGGGTCGCCGTCGCCGATCTGACGGACGAAAATTGCGCTCTCGACTTGATGGAGATGGTGCCGTACAACGGAGTCCTGAACTTAGAAGGTCTTCGCCGCCCGCTGTTGGCTGTGCAg TTCACCAAGTTAAGAGACGGGCTGGTGATAGGGTGCGCGTTCAACCACGCGATCCTCGATGGAACCGCCACGTGGCACTTCATGAGCTCCTGGGCCGAGATCTGCCGCGGGTCCAAGACTGTGTCGGCCCCGCCGTTCCTCGAGCGCACCAAAGTGCGAAGCACCAGAGTCAAGCTCGATCTCCCGGTGGGGCCCGCCGATAACGTGGCCTCATCCAACGGCGACGCAAAGCCGAGCCCACAATCCATCCGGGAGAAGATCTTCAGATTCTCCGGGTCCGCGATCGACGCGATCAAGTCAAAACTCAACGCGAACCTCCCCGCCGGCGCCAGGCCCTTCTCGACGTTCCAGTCACTGTCGTCGCACGTGTGGCGCGCCGTGACGCGCGCGAGGCAGCTGAGGCCGGAGGACCCGACGGTGTTCACGATGTTCGTGGACTGCCGGCGGAGGGTGGACCCGCCCATGCCGGAGAGCTACTTCGGGAACCTGATTCAGGCGGTGTTCACGGGGACGGCAGCGGGGCTGCTGGCAGCTCAGCCGGCGGAGGCGGCGGCGGGGATGATACAAAAGGCGATAGAGGCGCACGACGCGGCGGCGATAGAGGGCAGGAACGCGGAGTGGGAGGAGAAGCCGGTGATTTTCGAGTACAAGGACGCGGGGGTGAACTGCGTGGCTGTGGGGAGCTCGccgaggtttagggtttatgaggTGGACTTCGGGTGGGGGTCGCCGGAGAGGGTGAGGAGTGGGTCCAACAACAAGTTCGACGGGATGGCGTACCTGTACCAGGGGAAGAGTGGGGGGAGGAGCATTGATTTGGAGATTACCTTAGATGGTGCGGCCATGGAGAGGTTGGAGAATGACGTGGAGTTTCTTATGGTGGAGGCTAATTAA